In one window of Photobacterium leiognathi DNA:
- a CDS encoding pilus assembly protein PilP: MKKVLWLLPIVIGLVGCKANDDSVEQFIATTHSEAKARVKPLPESFVFTAETFVMTSKRVPFVKPIPEQLLAKEDTGTCWQPQLDRPLSKLEEFALEKLAMKGAIGNNKQLWGLVFTPEGDLMKIKPGQYIGLNRGKVLTVSDKEIEIEETLPDGKGCWLKRPTKLALVQQ; encoded by the coding sequence ATGAAGAAAGTATTGTGGTTACTACCTATTGTTATTGGTCTGGTGGGCTGTAAAGCCAATGATGATTCTGTTGAGCAGTTTATTGCCACAACACACAGTGAAGCGAAAGCACGAGTAAAACCATTGCCTGAATCTTTTGTGTTTACCGCTGAAACGTTTGTAATGACCAGTAAACGCGTGCCATTTGTAAAGCCTATTCCAGAGCAATTGTTAGCAAAAGAAGACACGGGAACATGTTGGCAGCCGCAACTTGATCGCCCGTTAAGTAAGCTTGAAGAATTTGCTTTAGAAAAATTAGCGATGAAAGGGGCTATTGGTAATAACAAGCAACTTTGGGGACTGGTATTCACGCCTGAAGGAGACTTAATGAAGATTAAGCCAGGACAATACATTGGTCTTAATCGAGGTAAGGTGCTTACCGTTAGTGATAAAGAAATTGAAATCGAAGAAACGCTACCAGATGGAAAAGGTTGTTGGCTAAAACGACCGACAAAACTGGCGCTAGTTCAGCAGTAA
- a CDS encoding type 4a pilus biogenesis protein PilO, producing the protein MADWQELELDEITEWPLLPQCLVAVILAAALSAFGYWYWVSPMNDQLEQMKQKEQTLKTQLVSRASQVAALPRVKEQVAELNRRYHEMIEQLPEEQELASLLSGINDIGVNNGLVFQSIKWAPRVEHELYYELPINMQLTGNYEQIGKFAEAIARLPRIVNLNNAELSRVKPLGEPDETLSLKVSATTYRFKAPTHVDANSDEG; encoded by the coding sequence ATGGCTGATTGGCAGGAATTAGAATTAGACGAAATTACTGAATGGCCCTTGTTACCGCAGTGTTTAGTTGCGGTGATTTTAGCTGCTGCATTAAGTGCCTTTGGTTATTGGTATTGGGTAAGTCCAATGAATGATCAGCTTGAACAAATGAAGCAAAAAGAGCAGACATTAAAGACCCAGTTAGTCAGTCGAGCATCACAGGTTGCGGCATTACCACGAGTTAAAGAGCAAGTGGCAGAGCTTAATCGTCGTTACCATGAAATGATTGAACAGTTACCTGAAGAGCAAGAGCTGGCTAGCTTGCTATCAGGTATTAACGATATTGGTGTGAATAACGGCTTGGTATTCCAGTCGATAAAATGGGCACCACGAGTTGAACATGAACTGTATTACGAGTTGCCAATCAATATGCAGCTGACGGGTAACTATGAGCAGATTGGTAAGTTTGCTGAAGCGATCGCAAGGCTACCTCGTATTGTTAACTTAAATAATGCGGAGTTAAGTCGTGTTAAGCCGTTAGGTGAGCCGGACGAGACACTATCTCTTAAGGTTTCGGCAACAACGTATCGTTTCAAAGCGCCTACCCATGTTGATGCCAATAGTGATGAGGGCTAA
- the pilM gene encoding type IV pilus biogenesis protein PilM — MFRNPLSVGVDIGSHSIKAVALQQKKDQFELTAYAEVELTKSVINEQHSVNAAALLSAIRQLKKQLPWQAKNVTLALPDSAVISKVVQLDTSLNEDEAEFAIVQALGAASPFPVEELWFDYYPMVSERFSEAATTAPYQVFASRKETIDSRVTALKKVGFKPSVVELQTNALLWLTEYLAEVGSQYTQWGVVDVGKRHTEFCMKPEGSNAYHREIRFGTSQFEENPFQEEISEENKVERFTEQFAEQLKRQIQLYNSTHPRCSIKGLWLAGGCQSLISESLLKQLVGLEVVWVKPFEHFTQPKKLTLPVDMSSQYAVATGLALRGMA; from the coding sequence ATGTTTCGGAACCCATTAAGTGTTGGGGTAGATATTGGCAGTCACAGCATAAAAGCTGTGGCGCTACAGCAGAAAAAAGATCAGTTTGAATTGACTGCATATGCTGAGGTTGAATTAACCAAATCGGTAATCAACGAGCAGCATAGTGTAAATGCGGCAGCTTTGTTGTCAGCAATACGTCAATTAAAGAAACAGCTGCCATGGCAAGCCAAGAACGTTACTTTAGCCTTACCAGATAGTGCTGTGATCAGCAAAGTCGTTCAACTTGATACCAGCCTCAATGAAGATGAGGCTGAATTCGCTATTGTCCAAGCGTTAGGAGCGGCTTCTCCATTCCCAGTTGAAGAGCTGTGGTTTGATTATTACCCAATGGTGAGTGAGCGTTTCTCTGAAGCCGCCACCACTGCGCCATATCAGGTTTTTGCTTCGCGTAAGGAAACCATTGATAGCCGTGTTACCGCGTTAAAAAAAGTCGGTTTTAAACCGTCAGTGGTTGAGCTTCAGACGAATGCGTTGTTATGGCTCACAGAATATTTAGCTGAAGTCGGTAGCCAATATACTCAATGGGGTGTAGTTGACGTTGGTAAACGCCATACTGAATTTTGTATGAAGCCTGAAGGCAGTAATGCTTATCACCGCGAAATTCGTTTTGGTACCAGCCAGTTTGAAGAAAACCCATTTCAAGAAGAAATCAGTGAAGAAAATAAAGTTGAACGTTTTACGGAGCAATTTGCAGAGCAATTAAAACGCCAAATTCAACTTTATAACTCAACCCATCCTCGTTGCAGCATTAAAGGCTTGTGGTTAGCTGGTGGTTGTCAGTCTTTAATTTCCGAATCGTTATTAAAACAATTGGTTGGTTTAGAAGTGGTATGGGTAAAGCCTTTTGAACACTTCACACAACCAAAGAAGCTGACACTGCCTGTTGATATGTCGAGCCAATATGCTGTGGCTACCGGTTTAGCATTGCGGGGGATGGCATGA
- a CDS encoding glutathione peroxidase: MFASKEGQAIPQVTFHTRKGDQWVDVTTEELFANKTVVVFSLPGAFTPTCSSSHLPRYNELASVFAENGVDDILCVSVNDTFVMNAWKADQEAENITFIPDGNGEFTKGMGMLVEKDDLGFGARSWRYSMLVKNGVVEKMFIENEEPGDPFNVSDADTMLKYIAPEQKLQESITVFSKPGCPFCAKAKQNLIDKGLQYEEIILGKDATTVSLRAVSGRSTVPQVFIGGKHIGGSEELEAYLG; this comes from the coding sequence ATGTTCGCATCTAAAGAAGGTCAGGCTATTCCTCAAGTTACTTTCCACACTCGTAAAGGTGATCAGTGGGTTGACGTAACAACAGAAGAGCTTTTTGCTAATAAAACAGTTGTAGTATTTAGCCTACCTGGCGCATTCACACCAACATGTTCTTCTAGCCACCTACCTCGCTACAACGAGCTAGCGTCAGTATTTGCTGAAAACGGTGTTGACGACATTCTATGTGTATCAGTAAACGACACATTCGTAATGAATGCATGGAAAGCAGACCAAGAAGCTGAAAACATCACTTTCATCCCAGATGGTAACGGTGAGTTCACTAAAGGCATGGGCATGCTAGTTGAGAAAGATGACCTAGGTTTCGGTGCTCGTTCATGGCGTTACAGCATGTTAGTGAAAAACGGCGTAGTTGAGAAAATGTTCATCGAAAACGAAGAACCAGGCGACCCGTTCAACGTATCTGACGCAGACACTATGCTGAAGTACATCGCTCCTGAGCAAAAACTACAAGAATCAATCACAGTATTCTCAAAACCTGGTTGTCCTTTCTGTGCAAAAGCAAAACAGAACCTAATCGACAAAGGTCTACAATACGAAGAAATCATTCTTGGTAAAGATGCAACAACGGTTTCTCTACGTGCAGTATCTGGCCGTAGCACAGTTCCTCAAGTATTCATCGGTGGTAAGCACATCGGTGGTAGCGAAGAGCTAGAAGCATACCTAGGCTAA
- the argH gene encoding argininosuccinate lyase gives MALWGGRFSQAADTRFKQFNDSLRFDYRLAEQDIVGSIAWSKALRQVDVLTEQEQQKLELALNELKLAVMEDPEQILRSDAEDIHSWVEQQLIAKVGDLGKKLHTGRSRNDQVATDLKLWCRQQGQQLLLMLDRLQQQLVMVARDHQATVLPGYTHLQRAQPVTFAHWCLAYVEMFERDYSRLTDALDRLDTCPLGSGALAGTAYPIDREVLAHSLGFHRATRNSLDSVSDRDHVMELLSTASISMLHLSRMAEDLIFYNSGESNFIELADTVTSGSSLMPQKKNPDALELIRGKCGRVYGAMTGMMMTVKALPLAYNKDMQEDKEGLFDALDSWHDCMEMAALCFDGIKINKDRTLEAAMQGYSNATELADYLVAKGIPFREAHHIVGVAVVAAIAKGCALEELSLAEMKQFSDVIDDDVYPILTIESCLDKRCALGGVAPNQVDYAIGQAEKRLEKRYSPSVKVRGARLTDLDAIEGMVVYWAGLGENLPRNRNELVRDIGSFAVAEHHGVVTGCASLYVYDSGLAEIRSLGVEADWQQQGQGKAIVEHLLEKAEQMAIKKVFVLTRVPEFFMKRGFTPTSKSLLPEKVMKDCDRCPRQHACDEVALEVRLDQEQRIPTVNVA, from the coding sequence ATGGCATTATGGGGCGGACGTTTTAGTCAGGCAGCTGACACACGGTTTAAACAATTCAATGATTCACTGCGCTTTGACTACCGTCTTGCTGAGCAAGATATTGTTGGCTCAATCGCATGGTCTAAAGCCCTTCGTCAGGTCGATGTATTAACTGAGCAAGAGCAGCAAAAGCTTGAGTTGGCATTGAATGAGCTAAAACTTGCTGTGATGGAAGATCCTGAGCAAATTTTACGTTCAGATGCGGAAGATATTCATAGTTGGGTCGAGCAGCAGTTGATTGCCAAAGTTGGTGATTTAGGTAAGAAGCTTCATACCGGACGTTCACGTAACGATCAGGTCGCAACCGATTTAAAACTATGGTGTCGTCAGCAAGGCCAGCAATTATTGTTAATGCTCGATCGCTTGCAGCAGCAACTGGTGATGGTGGCTCGTGATCACCAAGCGACGGTTCTGCCGGGTTACACTCACTTGCAACGTGCTCAGCCTGTGACGTTTGCTCATTGGTGTTTAGCCTATGTCGAGATGTTTGAGCGTGACTATTCTCGTTTAACCGATGCGCTCGATCGTTTAGATACCTGTCCGTTAGGCTCTGGCGCACTGGCGGGTACGGCTTATCCGATTGATCGTGAAGTCTTGGCTCATAGCTTAGGTTTCCACCGTGCAACCCGTAACAGCTTAGATTCAGTCTCTGATCGCGATCATGTGATGGAGCTGCTTTCTACTGCTTCTATCTCTATGCTGCACTTATCTCGTATGGCAGAAGATCTGATCTTCTACAATTCAGGTGAATCTAACTTTATTGAGTTAGCCGATACCGTGACATCAGGTTCATCTTTGATGCCACAGAAGAAAAACCCAGATGCATTAGAGCTTATTCGTGGTAAATGTGGGCGTGTTTATGGCGCGATGACTGGCATGATGATGACGGTTAAAGCCTTACCGCTTGCATACAACAAAGATATGCAAGAAGACAAAGAAGGCTTGTTTGACGCCCTTGATAGCTGGCATGACTGTATGGAAATGGCTGCGCTGTGTTTTGATGGTATTAAGATAAATAAAGACCGTACTTTAGAAGCTGCAATGCAAGGTTATTCTAATGCGACAGAGCTTGCTGATTACTTGGTTGCGAAAGGCATTCCATTCCGTGAAGCGCACCATATTGTCGGTGTTGCGGTGGTGGCAGCGATTGCCAAAGGTTGCGCATTAGAAGAGTTATCACTTGCAGAGATGAAGCAATTCTCTGACGTGATTGATGACGACGTGTATCCAATTCTGACCATTGAATCGTGTTTAGATAAACGTTGTGCGCTGGGTGGCGTTGCACCAAATCAAGTGGATTACGCGATTGGTCAGGCTGAAAAACGCTTAGAAAAACGTTACTCACCAAGTGTGAAAGTGCGTGGCGCTCGCTTAACCGATCTTGATGCAATTGAAGGTATGGTGGTGTACTGGGCAGGGCTTGGTGAAAATTTACCGCGTAATCGCAATGAGTTAGTGCGTGATATTGGCTCGTTTGCGGTTGCTGAGCATCATGGTGTCGTGACAGGTTGTGCGTCGTTATATGTTTATGATTCAGGGCTTGCGGAAATTCGCTCTTTAGGTGTTGAAGCCGATTGGCAGCAGCAAGGTCAAGGTAAAGCAATTGTTGAGCACTTGCTTGAAAAAGCCGAGCAAATGGCGATTAAGAAAGTCTTTGTTCTGACTCGTGTACCAGAGTTCTTTATGAAGCGAGGCTTTACCCCAACATCGAAATCCTTATTGCCAGAGAAGGTAATGAAAGATTGTGACCGTTGTCCTCGTCAGCATGCCTGTGATGAAGTCGCGCTTGAAGTGCGATTGGATCAAGAGCAGCGTATTCCGACGGTTAACGTTGCTTAA
- a CDS encoding PilN domain-containing protein: MIDKLNLLPWREERRKQHKQRFMGLIAAAVFVAFIGNYGVAKYLDLQQQQQQARNAQFQKEIDLLEKRLAFLPKLEEQRKAIQLRLNVIADIQQSRNRVTQLLNQLPNVVPGGVYLETLNLNVERVGIKGVGDSNGHLAALLGAAEQSKWFINVDMHSLVTTKGSQSEQLSQFNASFDLTDPSLAQQAKKVAKTNGSKGE, from the coding sequence ATGATAGATAAATTAAACCTCCTACCTTGGCGAGAAGAGCGTCGCAAGCAACATAAACAACGTTTTATGGGGCTGATTGCCGCTGCTGTATTTGTCGCATTTATTGGTAATTATGGGGTGGCGAAATACCTCGATTTACAGCAGCAACAACAGCAAGCACGTAATGCACAATTTCAAAAAGAAATTGATTTGCTGGAAAAACGTTTAGCCTTCTTACCTAAGTTAGAAGAGCAACGAAAAGCGATTCAACTGCGTTTAAATGTTATTGCCGATATTCAGCAATCGCGAAATCGTGTCACACAACTGTTGAATCAACTGCCGAATGTGGTGCCGGGTGGTGTTTACCTTGAAACATTGAACCTCAATGTTGAGCGTGTTGGCATTAAAGGGGTGGGTGATTCAAATGGTCACTTAGCAGCTTTACTGGGTGCTGCCGAGCAGTCGAAGTGGTTCATCAATGTTGATATGCATTCATTAGTGACAACCAAAGGAAGTCAGTCTGAGCAGTTGTCTCAGTTTAATGCTTCATTTGATTTGACCGATCCTTCTTTGGCACAACAAGCCAAGAAAGTCGCTAAAACCAATGGAAGCAAGGGGGAGTAA
- a CDS encoding dihydrolipoyl dehydrogenase has protein sequence MKTLNVDVAVIGGGTAGLGSYRAAKAHTDSVVMIEGGPYGTTCARVGCMPSKLLIAAAESVHNIEKAPAFGVHPQGDIVINGREVMDRVKRERDRFVGFVLEGVDEIPAADKISGYAKFLNDHTLQVDDHTIINAKRIVIATGSRPAYPGVWNELGDRLVVNDDVFNWDDLPNSVAVFGPGVIGLELGQSLNRLGVNVTMFGLGGQVGPLTDPEVMAYANKAFNEEFYLDPNVQVESMKRVGDQVEIQYVTKSGELATILVDYVLAATGRRPNVDNLNIESTSLALDERGVPTADYYTMQTSVDSIFIAGDASNQIPLLHEAADQARIAGDNAGRFPEIRAGLRRTKISAVFTDPQIAMVGETYKEITTRLGTCGCFETGTVSFENQGRSRVMLRNKGMLHVYGEQGTGRFLGAEMIGPDAEHLAHLLAWAHQNKMTVAEMLDMPFYHPVIEEGVRTALRDLNAKLRLGPDMIKHCLDCGPGC, from the coding sequence ATGAAAACCTTGAATGTTGATGTTGCTGTTATTGGCGGTGGTACTGCTGGTTTAGGATCATACCGCGCAGCAAAAGCCCACACCGATAGCGTAGTAATGATTGAAGGCGGCCCTTACGGCACAACCTGTGCTCGTGTTGGTTGTATGCCATCAAAATTACTCATTGCAGCAGCAGAGAGCGTTCATAATATTGAGAAAGCACCCGCATTTGGTGTGCATCCTCAAGGTGACATCGTGATCAATGGCCGTGAAGTGATGGACCGCGTAAAACGTGAACGTGACCGTTTCGTTGGTTTCGTCCTTGAAGGTGTAGATGAGATCCCTGCTGCAGATAAGATTTCTGGTTACGCTAAATTTTTAAATGATCACACCCTACAAGTCGATGATCACACTATCATTAATGCTAAACGCATTGTTATCGCGACGGGCTCTCGCCCTGCCTACCCAGGTGTATGGAACGAGCTAGGCGATCGTTTAGTAGTTAACGACGATGTATTTAACTGGGACGATTTACCAAACTCTGTTGCTGTATTTGGTCCTGGTGTGATTGGCTTAGAGCTAGGTCAATCACTAAACCGCTTAGGCGTGAACGTGACTATGTTCGGTCTTGGTGGTCAAGTTGGTCCTCTAACAGATCCTGAAGTGATGGCTTACGCTAACAAAGCCTTTAACGAAGAGTTTTACTTAGATCCAAACGTGCAAGTTGAAAGCATGAAGCGTGTTGGTGATCAGGTTGAAATTCAATACGTCACTAAATCAGGTGAGCTTGCAACGATTTTGGTTGATTACGTACTGGCTGCGACAGGTCGTCGTCCTAACGTTGATAACCTTAACATTGAGAGCACAAGCTTAGCATTGGATGAGCGCGGTGTACCAACGGCTGATTACTACACCATGCAAACCTCGGTAGATTCCATTTTCATCGCAGGTGATGCAAGCAATCAAATTCCATTGCTCCATGAAGCTGCAGACCAAGCGCGTATCGCAGGTGATAACGCAGGTCGCTTCCCTGAAATTCGTGCTGGTTTACGTCGCACTAAGATTTCAGCTGTTTTCACTGATCCGCAAATTGCGATGGTGGGTGAAACATATAAAGAAATTACCACTCGTCTAGGCACGTGCGGTTGTTTCGAAACAGGTACGGTTTCATTTGAGAACCAAGGCCGTTCACGTGTCATGCTACGTAACAAAGGTATGTTGCATGTATACGGTGAACAAGGCACAGGTCGCTTCCTTGGCGCTGAAATGATTGGCCCTGATGCAGAGCACCTAGCGCACCTATTAGCTTGGGCGCATCAAAATAAGATGACGGTAGCAGAAATGCTTGATATGCCTTTCTACCACCCAGTTATCGAAGAAGGTGTTCGTACTGCCCTACGTGATCTGAATGCGAAATTACGTTTGGGTCCAGATATGATCAAGCATTGTCTGGATTGTGGTCCAGGTTGTTAA
- the oxyR gene encoding DNA-binding transcriptional regulator OxyR translates to MNIRDLEYLVALSEHKHFRKAAEACYVSQPTLSGQIRKLEDELGVSLLERTSRRVLFTDAGLSLVAQAQKVLLEVKILTELASVQGESMSGPLHIGFIPTVGPYLLPQIIPTLKEAFPDLELFLHEAQTHQLVQQLEEGKLDCIILAAVKESEPFIELPLYDEPMMIVVPETHKWADKKEIDMSLLHGESLLMLEDGHCLRNQALGFCFAAGARDDGRFKATSLETLRNMVAAGSGITLLPQLASPKEHCRDGVCYIAAEHPQPTRLITLAYRPGSPLKARYEKLAEVIKERMPEVFAKHTQA, encoded by the coding sequence ATGAATATTCGTGATCTGGAATATCTTGTTGCTCTTTCCGAGCACAAACATTTTCGCAAAGCAGCAGAAGCGTGTTACGTCAGCCAACCTACTTTGAGTGGTCAAATTAGAAAGTTGGAAGATGAGCTAGGTGTTTCATTATTAGAAAGAACTAGCCGTCGCGTCCTATTTACTGACGCCGGATTGAGTTTAGTCGCTCAAGCGCAGAAAGTGTTGCTTGAAGTCAAAATTTTAACTGAACTTGCTAGTGTTCAAGGCGAAAGCATGTCGGGACCACTGCATATTGGTTTTATTCCTACTGTGGGGCCTTACTTACTGCCACAGATCATTCCAACCCTAAAGGAAGCATTTCCAGATTTAGAGTTGTTCTTACATGAAGCGCAAACCCATCAGCTTGTTCAGCAGTTGGAAGAAGGGAAGCTGGATTGCATCATTTTGGCGGCAGTGAAAGAGAGCGAGCCGTTTATTGAATTGCCACTTTATGATGAGCCAATGATGATTGTGGTGCCTGAAACCCATAAATGGGCGGATAAGAAAGAAATTGATATGTCACTGCTACATGGCGAAAGCTTATTGATGCTAGAAGATGGTCACTGTTTGCGTAATCAAGCGCTGGGTTTTTGTTTTGCCGCGGGTGCTCGTGATGACGGTCGTTTTAAAGCAACTAGTCTTGAGACACTGCGTAACATGGTAGCGGCAGGTAGTGGGATCACCTTGTTACCACAACTTGCTAGTCCGAAAGAGCATTGCCGTGATGGTGTGTGTTATATCGCAGCTGAGCACCCACAGCCAACACGCTTAATCACTTTAGCCTATCGTCCGGGTTCACCGCTGAAAGCGCGTTATGAGAAGCTTGCGGAAGTTATTAAAGAAAGAATGCCTGAGGTATTTGCTAAACATACCCAAGCATAA